The proteins below are encoded in one region of Sulfurospirillum tamanense:
- the thiD gene encoding bifunctional hydroxymethylpyrimidine kinase/phosphomethylpyrimidine kinase, with protein MKVMLSIAGSDSSGGAGIQADIKTAEAFGVFCATALTVLTAQNTTGVRSIMPVPPQFLDEQLAMVMEDLPVKAVKIGMLYSTELIRVVERFVKTLSIPVVLDPVFLSKAGSPLLQPEAVEAMRALFPYATVLTPNQHEAKALFGEPYHVKAPCPVIVKHFTTEKESHDTLFYPNGTKRTFASPKLETKNLHGSGCSFSSAIAANLALGKPLEEAIMRSKAFIYHAIFHAPALGHGPGPLGHKQGGLHVR; from the coding sequence ATGAAAGTGATGCTAAGTATCGCAGGAAGCGACTCCAGTGGCGGGGCGGGCATCCAAGCCGACATCAAAACCGCCGAAGCCTTTGGGGTCTTTTGCGCCACAGCTCTGACGGTTCTCACTGCCCAAAATACCACAGGGGTGCGTAGCATTATGCCTGTCCCTCCGCAGTTTTTAGACGAACAACTGGCCATGGTCATGGAAGATTTGCCCGTCAAAGCCGTGAAGATTGGGATGCTTTACAGCACCGAGCTTATCCGCGTGGTGGAGCGTTTTGTCAAAACACTTTCCATCCCCGTGGTGCTTGACCCTGTGTTTCTCTCTAAAGCGGGTTCACCCCTTTTGCAACCCGAAGCCGTAGAGGCCATGCGCGCGCTTTTTCCCTACGCCACCGTCCTTACCCCCAACCAACACGAAGCCAAAGCCCTCTTTGGGGAACCCTACCATGTAAAGGCTCCTTGCCCTGTCATCGTGAAACATTTCACGACGGAGAAAGAGAGCCACGACACGCTATTTTATCCCAATGGCACCAAACGTACCTTCGCTTCACCCAAACTTGAAACCAAAAATTTGCACGGGTCTGGGTGTTCGTTTTCTTCGGCCATTGCCGCTAACCTCGCCCTTGGCAAACCCCTCGAAGAAGCTATCATGCGCTCCAAGGCGTTCATCTACCACGCCATTTTCCACGCACCCGCTCTTGGCCACGGACCTGGGCCACTTGGACACAAGCAAGGAGGGTTGCATGTACGTTAG
- the thiE gene encoding thiamine phosphate synthase, whose protein sequence is MYVSKLYVLTDDILTPRESIMAQTKEVLDAGVRTLQLRDKTHSNADLLPLVKAMVALCNVYDARLIINDRVSLALNANAHGVHIGLEDGSLEEVRALLPDALIGVSCYGDLERAKKAQEAGASYVAFGSFFPSPTKPHTKTVPLDIIGQAKATLSIPVCVIGGINASNIHLVKEADMISVVSAAYKPDSITQNIQNLAKGLL, encoded by the coding sequence ATGTACGTTAGCAAACTCTATGTATTGACCGATGACATCCTCACGCCCCGCGAGAGCATCATGGCCCAAACCAAGGAGGTATTAGACGCGGGTGTGCGTACCCTTCAACTGCGCGACAAAACCCACTCGAATGCAGACTTGCTTCCTTTGGTTAAGGCCATGGTTGCCCTGTGCAACGTCTATGATGCAAGGCTTATCATCAACGACCGTGTGAGCCTCGCCCTAAACGCCAACGCGCATGGGGTACACATTGGGCTGGAAGACGGCTCTTTAGAAGAAGTGCGCGCGCTGTTGCCTGATGCGCTCATTGGCGTGTCGTGCTATGGGGATTTGGAACGCGCTAAAAAAGCCCAAGAGGCAGGTGCAAGCTACGTGGCCTTTGGGTCGTTTTTTCCTTCTCCCACCAAGCCCCACACCAAAACCGTGCCATTAGACATCATCGGCCAAGCAAAAGCGACGCTCTCCATCCCTGTGTGTGTCATTGGAGGGATTAACGCAAGCAACATTCACCTTGTCAAAGAAGCCGATATGATTAGCGTGGTGAGTGCGGCGTACAAGCCCGATAGCATCACCCAAAACATCCAAAACCTCGCCAAAGGACTCTTATGA
- a CDS encoding SRPBCC family protein translates to MKTVSFSTLLNAPIEAVYAFHCDTNNLPKITPPWIKAQIVELVLPLQEGSVIVLDITRFGFTQRWKMEIERMQAPYVVVDRSLKSPFRTFHHEHAFEVVNETTTKMRDTVSFSLPFEPFSKLVYPLVVWDLARMFAYRHQQTQKLLEGS, encoded by the coding sequence ATGAAAACCGTCTCTTTTTCCACTTTATTAAATGCGCCTATCGAGGCTGTGTATGCCTTTCATTGTGATACCAACAACCTTCCCAAAATCACCCCTCCGTGGATAAAAGCGCAGATTGTAGAGCTTGTTTTGCCTTTGCAAGAAGGCTCGGTGATTGTGCTAGACATTACCCGTTTTGGGTTCACACAACGCTGGAAAATGGAGATTGAAAGGATGCAAGCGCCCTATGTGGTGGTTGATCGCTCGCTTAAGTCGCCTTTTCGTACGTTTCATCATGAGCATGCTTTTGAAGTGGTCAATGAAACCACCACCAAAATGCGTGACACGGTTAGCTTTAGCTTGCCTTTTGAGCCATTTTCCAAGCTTGTGTACCCTTTGGTAGTGTGGGACTTGGCGCGCATGTTTGCCTACCGCCACCAACAAACCCAAAAGCTTTTAGAGGGAAGTTAA